Within the Candidatus Latescibacter sp. genome, the region CGCCGGAACAAGTTTCAACACGCTTGATTTCTTCGTGCTCTCCAACGAGGGCTTTATCATCTCAAATCCCGAGCCGACCGCCAAAATCAATGCCTACTCCTTCCTCAAAAGCGTCGTCTACCGTCTGATTGAACGTGAATTCAAACGGGGCACAGAAATCAGCGAACTTATCGTGCGGGAAGGCCGTAATAATAAAAGCGGCAGCCTTTCCATCCCCGAACTGATTAAACGTATCACCCAGGTGGACCCCGCCTCTTCAAGACAGATCCGCGATATCCTGACCCGGTTCCACCCCAAACTGATCATGAACAAGCTGCGGAGATACTCCCAGGAGAAAGAAGGGATTCAACTCGCCGGACTTACCGAAAAATATCTGGGGGTTTCCATGGAATACATCGGCATGGTGCGGGATGATTCCCACGTAATCGACTCCTCGGAACTGATGATGCCGTTTGTACTCCAGTTCCCGGGGAGCAGGGCATCCAAGGATATCTATACCATTGTCGGAAACCTGGGAATAACGGACAGGCTGGGACGATTTGATACCAACAGGGCGACGAAACTCAAGAAGTACATCCGTTCGGAACGAAACTACTGGTATCAGGAATAAAAAAAGTGGCAAAGTGACAAAGTAAAAGCTCCTCCTCTTTCTTCGTAATTCTGTCTTCCTATTTTCGTTTAATAATTGAAAATCAGCTCCCTTTGGCGCTGCCTGCGCCCGTTCAGACGGTTCTTTCTTCGAAAAGCTACGCTTCGACCTCGGTGAAGTTTGGATAATAGCGATATAACTTGCGGTATCTTTCGCGTTCCTCCTCTGGCAACCACTTGGGGAAGGCGGCGGAGCGAGGCAAGCATTTATCCAAGAAGCGCATTTCCCGCCATGTCAAGACTGGGGTTTCGATGGCATAGGCCGTATCATTGGAACGGGTGAACTCCAGATCCTTAAAATGTTCCTTTACTGACAGCCTTTCCCGGTCATTCCCGTTAAGGAAAATGCCTCCAACCGTAAGCATTTTCGTTCCGTCTGCGTAGTGAAAGTTGAAGAGTTGATCGTATCCGATACTAGCGTCGGGAGACAAGGGAGCGCATCGAGCGTTCAGCGTTTGGAGAATTTCATTGTGTACGATCACCCGACACGCGTTCGCCATTCCCCATTTGGACAAGTGCTTTGCCTCAATTGAAGAGGGGACCTTGTTTATCCCGACACGTTCCTTCAGATCTTTCAGGCGCTTATTCGCTGCATCCGGTTCGGAAGAATCACCAGGTTCTACGGGAACCGTAACTAGCAACACACTACCGGATTTTGTAATTCCTGCTACGAGTGCAATGTCTATAAGTTTTTTGGCGTCCAATGGCGAATCAAAATCCAACCAGACTATTGCTCGACGAGGCCAATCCAGAGTAGGCAGGATATCGTGCGATAAGCCCCACTCCATCTTAATGCACGAATGGGGACGGTTGAACTCCACGCGCTTTTTTGCGTCAGTTCGTCCTTCTATACTAACCATGTCCTTGATGCCGAGACGTTCGTGGAACAGCCGGAAATCGCAAAACTCGTTAGACCCGAAACCGATATAGCGATAGGTAGGTAGAGGCGCAATTCGGGAAAGTCTGGCAAAAGCTTCGCAGAACATCTTCCGCTCGATGTTCTTCGCCGGTCTTAGCGCATAGTGGAATTTACCTAGGCTGGATTCGTTCACTCGTCGACCTCCGCATTGTAGAAATAATCGAAGGTTTTTTCGCCCACTTGCTTGAAGGAGTGAGCCTTGAGCGCCTTCTTGACCCGAATCACCTTGTCGAGTGGCACATCGTACTGGATACGCTGCATCTTGGGACCGACCTTTGTTTGATTGGCCATTATGGTAGGTTGCTTAAATATATCGCGTGTCTGGACATCCGCAACATCCATCGTTTTTGATCGCTCTATGAGTTGCTCCAAAGGACCTTTTTCCCCATCTTCATCTTCCCTATCGGCCTTCTCGTCTTTGAGTTTGTTAAGGAAGTCCACGACGGGACGCATCAAGCGCATCATTTCTAGTTTGGTCGCCCGATAAACGGAAGAATCCGTGTTCAGGCCTGTCTTGGTAGTATTCCACGGCAATCTGCCGGGATCGTCCGAATCGAAGTATGCGTATCCTCGCAGGTGATTGAACTGCATGTGGAATCCCGGAATCGATATCCCATTCGACTTATCGCCCCAGCCTGTAATATACGTCTTGTCGGCTTCGAGAATCAGCCTGCCGTTGCAGAAGACGTGCCAACCTGCCAGAGCTGGATCTCGCATTTTGCCAAGTCCACAATATAGTTTCACTTTGACCCGATTCTCGGGGGAATCCCCGTATTGCAGCTCTTTGAACGCGGGGGCCAGTTGATCGTCTCCCAACAGTTCCAATGGCTCAGCGTCGACGGGAATTCCGTTCAGAGTTACGGCAAGGCCCTTCGATATTGGGTCTTGAAGTCTTGCCTTCATTTCGTTCGCGAGTTCCGTTTTGAAGTTTTCCAAACCGAACGAATGAGACACATCTTCGTGTAGATTGGTAACCGTTATAGTCGTTCCGCGTTTGTCCTCTTTTACCTCGATATCCTCCTCTATGATGGAGAATTCATATTCCCATTTGGGTTTACTTGCCCAATTTCTTACATCCTCCTCAACAACGAATCGACTTGTCTCCGTGAGCGATTCGACTTTGAACTTGCTGCCCAGCTTAAAAATGGCACGCTTCATCCCAACGCCGAATTCTCCGATCGAATGCTTCACCAGTGGCATGTCCGAAGCCCTTCCGAAACGGAAAGCGTACTTTCGAGCGATTTCAACGGATATGCCGCCGCAATTGTCCACGATGCGGAATTCCTCTGGTGATATTTCCAAGCGTGCCCAAAGGTTATTGTACGAGCCGTCACCCTCCATTTTTCTTGCCCCATCGGCACAGTTGTCCACCAAATCTATGATCGCCGGAATGAGCGGAATGT harbors:
- a CDS encoding AAA family ATPase; translation: MSETKANPDTGEDIIYILQENTAKKVWTFAGGKGGTGKTALTANIGVALATMGYRVILVDADLGGANLHTILNIKRPRLTLADFLNRRVSSLQEILLPTPSENLRLISGGSDMVGLANITFQSKVRLQKHLELLEADYILIDLGAGTSFNTLDFFVLSNEGFIISNPEPTAKINAYSFLKSVVYRLIEREFKRGTEISELIVREGRNNKSGSLSIPELIKRITQVDPASSRQIRDILTRFHPKLIMNKLRRYSQEKEGIQLAGLTEKYLGVSMEYIGMVRDDSHVIDSSELMMPFVLQFPGSRASKDIYTIVGNLGITDRLGRFDTNRATKLKKYIRSERNYWYQE
- a CDS encoding ATP-binding protein — protein: MTDKKINAMPTKELFIDMLTRDIPLIPAIIDLVDNCADGARKMEGDGSYNNLWARLEISPEEFRIVDNCGGISVEIARKYAFRFGRASDMPLVKHSIGEFGVGMKRAIFKLGSKFKVESLTETSRFVVEEDVRNWASKPKWEYEFSIIEEDIEVKEDKRGTTITVTNLHEDVSHSFGLENFKTELANEMKARLQDPISKGLAVTLNGIPVDAEPLELLGDDQLAPAFKELQYGDSPENRVKVKLYCGLGKMRDPALAGWHVFCNGRLILEADKTYITGWGDKSNGISIPGFHMQFNHLRGYAYFDSDDPGRLPWNTTKTGLNTDSSVYRATKLEMMRLMRPVVDFLNKLKDEKADREDEDGEKGPLEQLIERSKTMDVADVQTRDIFKQPTIMANQTKVGPKMQRIQYDVPLDKVIRVKKALKAHSFKQVGEKTFDYFYNAEVDE